The Priestia koreensis genomic interval CATTTCGCCTTCTGTCGTTAGCGTCATACCAGATGTTTTGATATCAATTAAATTCTGCTCATTCAGAAAAGTTACTTCGCTTCGTAGCACACGTTCAGTTACTTCCAAACTGCTTGCTAAGTTTCTTCTTCCGATTGGTTGCATGAACCGTATGTACTGCAAAATTTGATATCGCTTCTGCATGACCGATAGAAGCTCAGGCACTAATTTTTGTTGAATGTTTAAAAGCGAATACATTAACAATTCCCCTTAAGGTACAAATAGAGTTGGACATTTTTTGTCCCGTATAGACATATTATGTCCCACCTACTGCAAAAAAAATTCACCCTGTTACGAAACTTATTTTAACAGGAGTGAAGACGTTATTCAACTAATACATCACGTTATTTTAAAAGTAAACGCTTTCTTATTTTTTTAGCGTCAATTATCCCAAAATCTACCTCTTCTCCGTTTATTTCCACCACCGGAATCATGATTTGATACTTCTCTAAAAGAGCGTCATCTTCATAGATATCGATCAGTGTATACGTAAAGGGATATTCTTTTTTTAATTCCTCTAATAAATCAATTGCTTTGTCACATAGCGAACATGTTTCTTTTGTATAGACGACGATTTCCACTCTGCTTCCCCCTCTAACAAACATACACTTTCCGCTGTGAAGACGGTAAAATATGAAGCTCATCGCGATACTTCGCTACCGTTCTTCGAGAAACCGACATGTTATACGCTTCCTTCAGCAGTTTGGTAAGCTGTTGATCTGATAACGGC includes:
- a CDS encoding glutaredoxin family protein encodes the protein MEIVVYTKETCSLCDKAIDLLEELKKEYPFTYTLIDIYEDDALLEKYQIMIPVVEINGEEVDFGIIDAKKIRKRLLLK